A genomic window from Sparus aurata chromosome 14, fSpaAur1.1, whole genome shotgun sequence includes:
- the LOC115595969 gene encoding protein mono-ADP-ribosyltransferase PARP11 isoform X3 — protein sequence MKDLYADKDREPVRDRLETDLAMLAIRSSEEESTETEEMDTSEPNWCWFYLAECGVWHMFEIDPSAACSVTSAQIEQCYNRNQRGVMEFYTAKYTYRLDFSVMRQINVTTGKQRPIKRSLHSATGFRFICDNLALPVPCHWERINTDEPYQLIQLGRDTYEFKEVARLYERTMDHPIKSIQRIQNLDLWEFFCRKKTQLRKVKRTLDIEERMLFHGTGHSNIQAICTFNFDWRLTGSHGDVYGKGSYFARDAKYSSKFCHTTGKHNTTLQRHGLAPPIFASEPPYKTMFLARVLVGEYTVGHPMYCRPPSKDASFTNFYDSCVDDMANPKIYVIFDSNQIYPEYLIEFY from the exons GAGGAGTCCACTGAGACTGAGGAGATGGACACCTCAGAGCCCAACTGGTGCTGGTTCTACCTGGCTGAGTGTGGAGTGTGGCACATGTTTGAG ATTGATCCCAGTGCAGCCTGCTCGGTGACGAGTGCTCAGATCGAGCAGTGCTACAACAGAAACCAGCGAGGTGTCATGGAATTCTACACGGCCAAGTACACCTACAGACTGGACTTCTCAG TCATGCGGCAGATAAACGTAACGACAGGGAAGCAGCGGCCAATCAAACGCTCCCTCCACTCCGCAACTGGCTTTAG GTTTATATGTGATAATCTCGCCCTGCCTGTTCCCTGTCATTGGGAGAGAATCAATACCGATGAGCCCTATCAG ctcaTCCAGCTTGGAAGAGACACCTATGAGTTTAAAGAAGTTGCGAGACTGTATGAAAGGACAATGGATCATCCGATCAAATCCATCCAGAGGATTCAGAACTTGGACTTGTGGGAATTCTTTTGCAG GAAGAAAACACAGTTGCGAAAAGTCAAGCGCACATTGGATATTGAGGAGAGAATGCTGTTTCATGGCACAGGACACAGCAACATACAAGCTATATGTACATTTAACTTTGACTGGCGGCTCACTGGGAGCCATGGCGATGTCTATGGCAAAG GGAGCTACTTCGCCCGGGATGCCAAGTACTCGAGTAAGTTCTGTCACACCACGGGGAAGCACAACACCACCCTGCAGAGACACGGACTCGCCCCGCCGATATTTGCCAGCGAGCCGCCCTACAAGACCATGTTCCTGGCCAGAGTGCTCGTCGGGGAATACACAGTCGGCCATCCGATGTACTGCAGACCGCCTTCGAAGGACGCCAGCTTCACTAACTTTTACGACAGCTGTGTGGACGATATGGCCAATCCAAAGATTTATGTCATTTTTGACAGCAATCAGATTTATCCAGAGTATCTGATTGAGTTCTACTGA
- the parp11 gene encoding protein mono-ADP-ribosyltransferase PARP11, whose amino-acid sequence MWHNEEMEDMDTSDIPWCWYYLADCGRWHRFEDDPDNPLSSQDIENYYQRNSKAVLNTSTANCQGNVDFSAMLQTDLKTGRQRRIQRSFNIDRGCSCFSAAPVFWEKVDPAHPYQLIPLNELTPEYHCVASYVRKDGLLDKPIVSISRIQNLDLWEIYCRKKSQLMRIHGVKEIEERRLFHGTENQNVDSICKFNFDLRLAGKHAHVYGKGIYFAKYATYADNYSHGSTDLLPLYGGETRGVNGEYTKIIFVARVMVGKSVDGQKHYQKPDHGKKENTHYSCVDDVKHPNIFVIFDPNQIYPEYLIQYR is encoded by the exons ATGTGGCACAATGAAGAGATGGAAGACATGGACACATCAGACATCCCGTGGTGTTGGTATTACCTGGCAGACTGTGGAAGGTGGCACCGATTTGAG GACGACCCAGACAACCCGCTCAGCAGTCAGGATATTGAAAACTACTATCAAAGGAACTCAAAAGCAGTTTTAAATACATCAACAGCAAACTGTCAAGGCAACGTAGATTTCTCAG CAATGTTACAGACTGACCTCAAGACAGGAAGGCAAAGACGAATCCAGCGGAGCTTTAACATCGACAGAGG cTGTTCCTGCTTCAGTGCTGCTCCTGTCTTCTGGGAAAAGGTCGATCCCGCCCATCCATATCAG TTAATCCCTCTGAATGAACTCACCCCTGAATATCACTGTGTGGCAAGTTACGTGAGGAAGGACGGGCTGCTGGACAAACCCATCGTATCCATCAGCAGGATACAGAATCTGGACCTGTGGGAAATCTATTGCAG GAAAAAGTCACAGCTCATGAGAATTCATGGCGTCAAGGAAATTGAGGAGAGGAGACTCTTTCATGGGACTGAAAACCAAAATGTCGACAGCATTTGCAAGTTTAACTTTGATTTACGGTTAGCTGGAAAACATGCCCACGTGTACGGCAAAG gaatatATTTTGCGAAATACGCCACGTACGCAGACAATTACAGCCACGGCAGCACGGATCTGTTGCCTCTGTATGGCGGAGAAACGCGAGGGGTAAACGGTGAATACACCAAAATAATATTTGTGGCGCGAGTGATGGTTGGAAAATCAGTCGATGGACAAAAACATTACCAAAAACCTGAtcatggaaagaaagaaaacactcaCTACAGCTGTGTGGATGATGTCAAGCACCCcaatatttttgttatttttgatccGAATCAAATATATCCAGAGTACCTGATCCAGTACAGATGA